The following are encoded together in the Magnetospirillum gryphiswaldense MSR-1 v2 genome:
- a CDS encoding ABC transporter ATP-binding protein codes for MSEPQAPGLRLENIRRSFTQGKEALHVLDGAELAIQPGEIVALVGPSGAGKSTLLHIAGLLERPDGGEVWLAGQPCGKLSETKRTQLRRSHLGFVYQYHHLLPEFSAVENVILPQMIAGHSRKAASVRALDLLDRMGLKPRAEHRPGQLSGGEQQRVAICRALANQPKVLLADEPTGNLDPHSADGVFAQLLHLVRSTGVAALIATHNPDLAKRMDRVVRLAEGKLTES; via the coding sequence ATGAGTGAGCCGCAAGCCCCCGGTCTGCGTCTGGAAAATATCCGACGTAGTTTCACCCAGGGCAAGGAAGCCCTGCATGTGCTGGACGGGGCGGAACTGGCCATCCAGCCGGGCGAGATCGTTGCCCTGGTCGGCCCGTCAGGTGCCGGCAAGTCCACGCTGTTGCACATCGCCGGTCTGCTGGAACGTCCCGATGGCGGCGAGGTCTGGCTGGCCGGCCAGCCTTGCGGCAAGCTGTCGGAAACCAAGCGCACCCAATTGCGCCGCTCGCATCTGGGCTTCGTCTACCAGTATCACCATCTGCTGCCGGAATTCTCGGCGGTGGAAAACGTCATCCTGCCGCAGATGATCGCAGGCCATTCGCGCAAGGCCGCGTCGGTGCGGGCCCTTGATCTGCTGGACCGCATGGGGCTAAAGCCGCGGGCGGAACATCGTCCCGGTCAGTTGTCGGGCGGCGAGCAGCAGCGCGTGGCCATCTGCCGGGCCTTGGCCAACCAACCCAAAGTGTTGCTGGCCGACGAGCCCACCGGCAATTTGGACCCGCATTCCGCCGATGGCGTATTCGCCCAGTTGCTGCATCTGGTGCGCTCCACCGGGGTGGCGGCGCTGATCGCCACTCATAACCCCGACCTGGCCAAGCGTATGGATCGGGTGGTACGGCTGGCCGAGGGCAAGCTGACGGAAAGCTAG
- a CDS encoding ATP-binding protein: MPAENPSTSLPTLKALAVASLVTIAAAAAVMWIAVSQHERQLQSLRTETVERLGRIRANIESTLNGSLTLTQGVAATIHAHGQLTDAEFATIAEQLVGSRRDVRNLGVAYGTVLRQVYPRLGNESAIGLDYRQNPKQWPKVEQTIQSGKTVVDGPLPLVQGGIGVISRTPVVRPSTPGGPASYFALVSIVIDLSTLLDQAGISAPDVGLNLAIQTNGQVFHGDSKLLEQNPVELDISFPGGVWRIYAVPASGWPSDWWRQDPVISTIGLALILAVAATSFYAAFAWRHRTRLYESLRESESRYRHLLDTAPAAIVLHRQGRVIFSNREAVRLMAAHGPEDLLDRPVLDLLHPDYHSVVTDRLAALKAPGDEAPPLRQKLITLDGRVIDADIASSAVMIGGELAVLAIAIDTTRSVRAEAQRQAILDDLQRSNDELRQFTSAASHDLQEPLRQVATYVQMLERRYGPVLDQDGRDFIQYAVDGVIHMRRLLHDLGLYAQVKAAGAPLKRLEIGPILDRVRETHDDQLRRLGGRIDHDPLPPVMGDEGQIQQLLNNLLDNALRYSRIGIPPRINVSATRQGAFWLFRFRDNGIGIAPEYQSSIFDVFTRLHGISQSQGTGFGLAICRRIVERHGGQIWVESEPDQGSTFLFTLPTA; this comes from the coding sequence ATGCCAGCGGAAAATCCCTCCACTTCCTTGCCGACGTTGAAGGCTTTGGCCGTCGCCAGCTTGGTGACGATCGCCGCCGCCGCTGCCGTGATGTGGATCGCGGTTTCTCAACATGAGCGGCAATTACAAAGTTTGCGGACGGAGACGGTGGAACGGCTGGGCCGCATTCGCGCCAATATCGAAAGCACCCTGAACGGGTCGCTGACCTTGACCCAAGGGGTGGCCGCAACCATCCATGCCCATGGCCAGTTGACCGATGCCGAATTTGCCACGATTGCCGAACAATTGGTGGGATCGCGCCGCGATGTCCGTAATCTGGGGGTGGCCTACGGCACCGTCCTGCGCCAGGTCTATCCCCGCTTAGGCAACGAAAGCGCCATCGGCCTGGATTACCGGCAAAACCCCAAACAATGGCCAAAGGTCGAACAAACCATCCAAAGCGGCAAGACCGTGGTCGACGGCCCCCTGCCCCTGGTCCAAGGCGGTATCGGTGTCATCAGCCGCACCCCGGTGGTGCGGCCCAGCACTCCGGGCGGTCCAGCCAGTTATTTCGCTCTTGTCTCCATCGTCATCGACCTTTCCACCTTGCTGGATCAGGCCGGGATATCGGCCCCCGATGTCGGGCTTAATTTGGCGATCCAGACCAATGGGCAAGTCTTTCACGGGGATTCAAAGCTGCTCGAGCAAAATCCTGTGGAACTCGACATCAGCTTCCCCGGCGGTGTCTGGCGGATTTACGCCGTTCCGGCATCCGGCTGGCCGTCGGATTGGTGGCGCCAAGACCCGGTTATCAGCACGATCGGGCTGGCCTTGATCCTGGCAGTGGCGGCCACGTCGTTTTATGCCGCTTTTGCCTGGCGGCACCGGACACGGTTGTACGAATCCTTGCGTGAAAGCGAAAGCCGTTACCGCCACCTGCTGGATACAGCACCGGCAGCCATCGTCCTACATCGTCAGGGCCGTGTTATTTTCAGCAACCGCGAAGCGGTCCGGCTGATGGCCGCCCACGGTCCCGAAGATTTGTTGGACCGCCCGGTCCTTGATCTGCTGCATCCGGATTACCATTCCGTCGTCACCGACCGCCTCGCCGCCTTAAAAGCGCCCGGTGACGAAGCCCCGCCCTTGCGACAAAAGCTGATCACCTTGGATGGCCGGGTGATCGATGCCGATATCGCCTCGTCCGCGGTGATGATCGGCGGCGAATTGGCGGTGCTGGCGATCGCCATTGACACCACCCGCTCGGTCCGGGCGGAAGCGCAGCGCCAAGCTATCCTCGACGACCTGCAGCGGTCGAACGACGAACTGCGTCAGTTTACCTCGGCCGCCAGCCACGATCTGCAAGAGCCGCTACGGCAGGTAGCCACCTATGTGCAGATGCTGGAACGACGTTACGGCCCGGTTCTGGATCAGGATGGGCGCGATTTCATTCAATATGCGGTGGATGGAGTGATCCATATGCGCCGGCTGCTGCACGATCTGGGCCTCTACGCCCAGGTCAAGGCGGCAGGGGCACCGCTGAAGCGGCTGGAGATCGGTCCGATCCTCGATCGGGTTCGCGAAACCCATGACGATCAGTTGCGCCGCCTCGGTGGACGGATCGACCACGACCCCCTGCCCCCGGTGATGGGTGACGAAGGTCAGATCCAACAATTGCTGAACAATCTGTTGGACAATGCCCTGCGCTACAGCCGTATCGGAATCCCCCCTCGGATCAATGTTTCGGCGACCCGTCAGGGAGCTTTCTGGTTGTTCCGATTCCGTGACAACGGCATCGGCATCGCGCCGGAATACCAATCGTCCATTTTCGATGTCTTCACCCGCCTGCACGGCATCAGTCAAAGCCAGGGGACCGGATTTGGCTTGGCCATCTGCCGCCGCATCGTCGAACGCCATGGCGGCCAAATCTGGGTCGAGTCCGAACCCGACCAGGGCAGCACCTTTCTGTTCACCCTGCCGACGGCCTAG
- the dnaE gene encoding DNA polymerase III subunit alpha translates to MPIHADFVHLRTHTAYSLSEGAIKLKQLIKLCEKQMMPAIGIADTGNLFGALEFSTSCADAGIQPIIGCQVAVRREGEAPARDGRKPDPDWLVLLCQSETGYANLLKLVSKAYLETDAGETPQVTLHDLETRSAGLILLTGGPKGPVNRLLADGQNDKAEILLVRLAQGFPGRAYVELQRHGEENENRAEPGLVNLAYKHDLPLVATNEPFFADRGMYEAHDALICIAEGAYVAQDERRRLTPEHYFKSPAEMRELFADLPEACDNTLVVAQRCAFMVAKRKPILPPFRMDGLTEAEVLRKMCWDGLAQRLEKHVFQPGMTEEEREHVARPYRERIEYEIGVIEQMGFPGYFLIVSDFIQWSKAHDIPVGPGRGSGAGSAVAWALTITDLDPLRWGLLFERFLNPERVSMPDFDIDFCQDRREETIRYVQDKYGYHQVAQIITFGKLQARAVLRDVGRVLQMPYGQVDRICKMVPNNPASPVTLEQALEIEPLLKEARERDEAVAHLLDMGMKLEGLYRHASTHAAGVVIGDRSLDELVPLYRDPRSDMPVTQFNMKWVEAAGLVKFDFLGLKTLTVMITAIKHIKKTKGLDVDLSALPLDDQATYELLTRGDAAGVFQLESSGMRDVLRKMRPNRLEDLIAVVALYRPGPMDQIPRYIACKHGLEQPDYMHPLLEPILKETFGIMVYQEQVMQIAQVLSGYSLGGADLLRRAMGKKIKEEMEAQRKTFVDGAVARAVDGDQASMIFDKVAKFAEYGFNKSHAAAYALIAYQTAWLKANHPAEFMAATMTYEMANTDKLNSFRQELDRLKIKLLPPDINKSQATFSVEKLADGSHAVRYALAALKNVGEGACRSIAEERERSGPYKDLFDFARRLDTKQLNRRQMENMVRAGVFDSLEKNRGKVFKNCEGLLRYGAGEAEQRQSSQMSLLGGNVAPPPKLENASDWSPHEKLTQEFDAIGFYLSAHPLDAFSKSLKRLGVLKISELPKHLQAGGKSRVKLAGSMLSKQERTSAKGSRYAFVTASDSSGMYEVTCFSEVLAASREILEAGGPLLFEVDARLEEEQLRLTCQRIASLDQEAAKAAAGLKIFIRDDAPIPTLVQLIAKEAKGRNRITIVSQLGTREVEVGLKNTISLSPGFMGALRSVSGVVDVEEI, encoded by the coding sequence ATGCCGATCCATGCCGATTTCGTCCATCTCCGCACGCACACCGCCTATTCCCTGTCGGAAGGGGCGATCAAGCTCAAGCAGTTGATCAAGCTGTGCGAGAAACAGATGATGCCGGCAATCGGCATCGCCGATACCGGCAATCTGTTCGGGGCGCTGGAATTTTCCACCTCATGCGCCGATGCCGGCATTCAGCCGATCATCGGTTGCCAGGTCGCCGTGCGACGTGAGGGCGAGGCGCCGGCCCGCGACGGTCGCAAGCCCGATCCCGATTGGCTGGTGCTGTTGTGCCAAAGCGAAACCGGCTATGCCAATCTGCTGAAACTGGTATCCAAGGCCTATCTGGAAACCGATGCCGGTGAAACGCCGCAGGTGACCCTGCACGACCTGGAAACCCGCTCGGCAGGCCTGATTTTGTTGACCGGCGGCCCTAAGGGGCCGGTCAACCGGTTGCTGGCCGACGGCCAGAACGACAAGGCGGAAATCCTGCTGGTGCGGCTGGCCCAAGGTTTTCCCGGTCGGGCTTATGTGGAGTTACAGCGCCACGGCGAGGAAAACGAGAACCGGGCCGAACCCGGCCTTGTCAATCTGGCTTACAAGCATGACCTGCCGCTGGTCGCCACCAACGAACCGTTCTTTGCCGATCGCGGCATGTACGAGGCCCACGACGCCCTGATCTGCATCGCCGAGGGCGCCTATGTGGCCCAGGATGAGCGCCGGCGGCTGACCCCGGAACATTATTTCAAGTCGCCGGCGGAAATGCGCGAATTGTTCGCCGACCTGCCCGAGGCCTGTGACAACACCCTGGTGGTGGCCCAGCGCTGCGCCTTCATGGTGGCCAAGCGCAAGCCGATCTTGCCGCCATTTCGCATGGACGGCCTGACCGAGGCCGAGGTGCTGCGTAAGATGTGCTGGGACGGTTTGGCGCAACGGCTGGAAAAGCACGTTTTCCAGCCCGGCATGACCGAAGAAGAGCGCGAGCACGTCGCCCGGCCCTATCGTGAGCGCATCGAATACGAAATCGGTGTCATCGAGCAGATGGGCTTTCCCGGCTATTTCCTGATCGTGTCCGACTTCATCCAATGGTCCAAGGCCCACGATATCCCCGTTGGGCCGGGCCGTGGTTCGGGTGCCGGTTCGGCGGTGGCCTGGGCGCTAACCATCACCGATCTCGACCCGCTTCGTTGGGGGCTGCTGTTCGAGCGCTTCTTGAACCCCGAACGCGTTTCCATGCCTGACTTCGATATCGACTTTTGCCAGGACCGGCGTGAAGAGACCATCCGCTACGTTCAGGACAAGTACGGCTATCATCAGGTTGCCCAGATCATCACCTTCGGTAAATTGCAAGCCCGCGCCGTGTTGCGCGACGTCGGTCGCGTCTTGCAGATGCCTTACGGTCAGGTCGACCGCATCTGCAAGATGGTGCCCAACAACCCGGCCAGTCCGGTGACACTGGAACAGGCGCTGGAGATCGAACCGCTGCTGAAGGAAGCGCGCGAGCGCGACGAGGCAGTGGCCCATCTGCTCGACATGGGCATGAAGCTGGAGGGGCTGTACCGCCACGCCTCGACCCACGCCGCCGGCGTGGTCATCGGCGACCGCTCGCTCGACGAATTGGTGCCGCTGTACCGAGACCCACGCTCGGACATGCCGGTGACCCAGTTCAACATGAAATGGGTGGAAGCCGCCGGTCTGGTCAAGTTCGACTTTTTGGGCCTGAAGACCCTGACGGTGATGATCACCGCCATCAAACATATAAAGAAAACCAAGGGCTTGGATGTCGATCTTTCCGCTTTGCCTTTGGACGACCAAGCCACGTATGAACTGCTCACCCGGGGCGATGCCGCCGGCGTGTTCCAGTTGGAAAGTTCGGGCATGCGCGACGTGCTGCGCAAGATGCGGCCCAACCGGCTGGAAGATCTGATCGCCGTGGTGGCGCTGTACCGGCCCGGTCCGATGGATCAGATTCCGCGCTACATCGCCTGTAAGCACGGTCTGGAACAGCCCGATTACATGCACCCGTTGCTGGAGCCGATCCTGAAGGAAACCTTCGGCATCATGGTCTACCAGGAACAGGTGATGCAGATCGCCCAGGTACTGTCGGGCTATTCGCTCGGCGGCGCCGATCTGCTGCGCCGGGCCATGGGTAAGAAGATCAAGGAAGAGATGGAGGCCCAGCGCAAGACCTTCGTCGATGGCGCCGTTGCCCGCGCCGTCGATGGCGATCAGGCGTCGATGATCTTCGACAAGGTGGCCAAGTTCGCCGAATACGGTTTCAACAAGTCGCACGCGGCCGCCTATGCGTTGATCGCCTATCAGACGGCATGGCTGAAGGCCAATCATCCGGCCGAGTTCATGGCCGCCACCATGACCTATGAAATGGCCAACACCGACAAGCTCAATTCGTTCCGCCAGGAACTGGATCGCTTGAAGATCAAGCTGCTGCCGCCCGACATCAACAAGTCGCAGGCCACCTTCTCGGTGGAGAAGCTGGCCGATGGCAGCCATGCCGTACGCTATGCCTTGGCGGCTTTGAAGAATGTGGGCGAAGGGGCGTGCCGCTCCATCGCCGAGGAACGCGAGCGCAGCGGCCCGTACAAGGATTTGTTCGATTTCGCCCGCCGCCTGGATACCAAGCAATTGAACCGCCGGCAGATGGAGAACATGGTCCGCGCCGGTGTCTTCGATTCCTTGGAAAAAAATCGCGGCAAGGTGTTCAAGAACTGCGAAGGCCTGCTGCGCTACGGTGCCGGCGAGGCCGAGCAGCGCCAATCGTCGCAAATGAGTCTGCTGGGTGGCAACGTCGCCCCGCCGCCCAAGCTGGAGAACGCCTCGGACTGGTCGCCGCACGAAAAGCTGACCCAGGAATTCGACGCCATCGGTTTTTACCTGTCGGCTCATCCCCTGGATGCTTTCAGCAAAAGCCTTAAACGCCTGGGGGTGTTGAAGATATCGGAACTACCCAAGCATTTGCAGGCCGGCGGCAAAAGCCGGGTCAAGCTGGCTGGTTCCATGCTGTCGAAGCAGGAACGCACCTCGGCCAAGGGCAGCCGCTATGCCTTCGTCACCGCCTCCGACTCGTCGGGCATGTACGAAGTCACCTGCTTTTCCGAGGTGCTGGCGGCATCGCGGGAAATCCTGGAAGCCGGAGGGCCCTTGTTGTTCGAAGTCGATGCCCGGTTGGAAGAGGAGCAGTTGCGTCTGACCTGCCAGCGCATCGCCTCGCTTGATCAGGAGGCGGCCAAGGCGGCGGCAGGGCTGAAAATCTTCATCCGCGATGATGCCCCCATTCCCACTCTGGTCCAATTGATCGCCAAGGAAGCCAAGGGCCGCAACCGCATCACCATCGTCTCACAACTGGGCACGCGCGAAGTGGAGGTGGGGTTGAAGAACACCATCAGCCTCAGCCCCGGCTTCATGGGGGCGCTGCGCTCGGTATCCGGCGTGGTCGATGTGGAAGAAATCTAA
- a CDS encoding putative metalloprotease CJM1_0395 family protein — protein sequence MSAIGSVIATPHGPARILTIMPGVQTEAGQQVSRVLTTPLSQAGTQAAGEGDLSQTERQQLKQLQDADRAVKTEERHHAAIAGAYGGAPQYQYVQGPDGKYYAVAGKVEVGAPANASDEETARAHKAIAAAATSVASPSSADYTAAAQASRQASEAYGRFTAGDGRGSLFDFSG from the coding sequence ATGTCCGCCATCGGCAGCGTCATCGCGACGCCCCATGGACCAGCCAGAATCCTTACCATCATGCCCGGGGTACAGACCGAAGCCGGACAACAGGTTTCCCGTGTGCTGACCACGCCGCTCAGTCAGGCGGGAACGCAGGCGGCGGGGGAAGGCGATCTCAGCCAAACCGAACGGCAGCAACTCAAGCAATTGCAGGATGCCGACCGGGCGGTCAAGACCGAGGAACGCCATCACGCCGCCATCGCCGGGGCCTATGGCGGTGCTCCGCAATACCAGTATGTGCAAGGGCCGGACGGCAAATATTATGCGGTGGCCGGCAAGGTCGAGGTGGGGGCGCCGGCCAATGCCTCGGATGAAGAGACAGCCCGCGCTCACAAGGCCATTGCCGCCGCCGCCACCTCGGTGGCCAGCCCCTCTTCCGCCGATTATACGGCGGCGGCGCAAGCCAGTCGTCAGGCCAGCGAGGCTTATGGCCGCTTCACCGCCGGGGATGGGCGCGGCAGCCTGTTCGATTTCAGCGGTTAG
- a CDS encoding glucan 1,3-beta-glucosidase domain, whose product MRIVLVLIAVAVTALISLTGWWWFNRPVPMALTFDEPFPSVSFASFRRGQSPITGDYPSPAQVEEDLKSLVGVTKGIRTYTSREGLDVLPALARKHGIEVTHSAWLGKKTDINAKEVQELIKSANANPDVIKRVIVGNEVLLRQDLSPEQLIAYIRQVKAAVKQPVSYADVWAFYLRYPQVADEVDYLTIHILPYWEDEPIGVEQSAEHIVKIYRMIQERFPGKKILIGEAGWPTRGRNRGPAAVNMENAAYFVRTLAQVSKQNGFDYNVVEAFDQPWKAKLEGTVGGFWGVVDTHRDVKFGMSGAVQANANWLMHAAIATILGAGAALFFLLKPVVYTPLRVVVLAVLAQILATAVVWQGLNALWIAYSLFQDGWALLRIVLQAVFAGLIFKTAALALRPDDHSQPSRWGERLIIVYGVCTFAISMLLLFNGRYRDIPNLEFLVPCLGLTAWGLIRMLVLGRPWAEAFAVGHLFAGAMPAQLGPAKEMTIGLWIAAVAGPLSEAVALYLGEDFQTMHPDLDQQIPLMAEIAVANGEMLVWAAMVLVMSLPFLAEWRLAAKRGGEA is encoded by the coding sequence ATGCGCATTGTGCTGGTTTTGATTGCCGTCGCCGTCACCGCCCTGATCAGCCTGACCGGCTGGTGGTGGTTCAATCGTCCGGTTCCCATGGCGTTGACCTTCGACGAGCCGTTTCCGTCGGTGTCGTTCGCCTCTTTCCGGCGCGGTCAAAGCCCGATCACCGGCGATTATCCGTCGCCGGCCCAGGTCGAAGAGGATTTGAAAAGCTTGGTCGGCGTGACCAAGGGTATCCGCACCTATACCAGCCGCGAAGGTCTGGACGTACTGCCGGCCCTGGCGCGCAAGCATGGTATCGAGGTCACCCATTCCGCTTGGCTGGGTAAGAAAACCGATATCAACGCTAAGGAAGTGCAGGAACTGATCAAATCCGCCAACGCCAACCCGGACGTGATCAAACGGGTGATCGTCGGCAACGAGGTGCTGCTGCGCCAGGATTTGTCGCCTGAACAACTGATCGCCTATATCCGTCAGGTCAAGGCGGCGGTGAAGCAGCCGGTGTCCTATGCCGATGTCTGGGCGTTTTATTTACGCTATCCGCAGGTGGCGGACGAGGTGGATTACCTCACCATTCACATCCTGCCGTATTGGGAAGACGAACCCATCGGGGTCGAGCAATCGGCCGAACATATCGTCAAGATTTATCGCATGATCCAGGAAAGGTTTCCGGGCAAGAAAATCCTGATCGGCGAGGCCGGTTGGCCGACCCGGGGCCGTAATCGCGGCCCGGCGGCGGTGAACATGGAAAACGCCGCCTATTTCGTTCGCACCCTGGCTCAGGTGTCCAAGCAAAACGGCTTTGATTACAACGTGGTCGAAGCCTTTGATCAACCGTGGAAAGCCAAACTGGAAGGCACCGTCGGCGGCTTCTGGGGGGTGGTCGATACCCACCGCGACGTCAAATTCGGCATGTCGGGGGCGGTACAAGCCAATGCCAATTGGTTGATGCACGCGGCGATCGCCACCATCTTGGGGGCTGGGGCGGCCTTGTTCTTCCTGCTCAAGCCGGTGGTCTATACGCCGCTGCGCGTCGTCGTTCTGGCGGTACTGGCGCAAATCCTTGCCACTGCCGTGGTTTGGCAGGGGCTGAATGCCCTGTGGATCGCCTATAGCCTGTTTCAGGACGGCTGGGCGCTATTGCGCATCGTTTTGCAGGCGGTTTTCGCGGGCCTCATCTTCAAGACCGCCGCCTTGGCCCTGCGGCCCGACGATCATTCCCAGCCCAGTCGCTGGGGCGAGCGCCTGATCATCGTCTATGGTGTGTGCACCTTCGCCATCAGCATGCTGCTGCTGTTTAACGGTCGTTACCGCGACATCCCCAATCTGGAATTCCTGGTGCCCTGCCTGGGCCTGACCGCCTGGGGGCTGATCCGCATGCTGGTGCTGGGTAGGCCGTGGGCCGAGGCCTTCGCCGTGGGTCATCTGTTCGCCGGGGCCATGCCGGCGCAATTGGGGCCGGCCAAGGAAATGACCATCGGCCTGTGGATCGCCGCCGTCGCCGGGCCGCTGTCGGAAGCCGTCGCCCTTTACTTGGGCGAGGACTTCCAGACCATGCACCCGGATTTGGATCAACAAATCCCGCTGATGGCGGAAATCGCCGTAGCCAATGGCGAAATGCTGGTCTGGGCGGCCATGGTGCTGGTCATGTCCCTGCCGTTCCTGGCCGAATGGCGCTTGGCTGCGAAACGGGGAGGGGAGGCCTAA
- a CDS encoding pentapeptide repeat-containing protein, whose protein sequence is MLATSAWANDKENVNPSCQLVPEANCGWAELRKLKAPGIDLHDGQFMATRLDEAELAGANMSGSHLQLTNFYKANLRGVDFSQSHMHAVNLIGANLEGANLEGVNLLDANLSGANLKGAKIDRALWTAANLSGATWVDGRVCAQGSKGECR, encoded by the coding sequence ATGCTGGCGACATCGGCTTGGGCCAATGACAAGGAAAACGTCAACCCAAGTTGTCAACTGGTCCCCGAGGCTAATTGCGGCTGGGCCGAGTTGCGCAAACTGAAGGCGCCGGGTATTGACCTGCACGACGGCCAATTCATGGCGACGCGTCTGGATGAGGCGGAACTTGCCGGTGCCAACATGTCGGGGTCGCATCTGCAACTGACCAATTTTTACAAAGCCAATCTGCGCGGGGTGGATTTTTCCCAGTCGCACATGCATGCGGTCAACCTGATCGGCGCCAATCTGGAAGGCGCCAATCTCGAGGGCGTCAATCTGCTGGATGCAAATCTATCCGGAGCCAATTTGAAAGGCGCGAAAATCGACCGGGCGCTGTGGACCGCCGCCAATCTCAGCGGCGCCACCTGGGTTGACGGTCGTGTCTGCGCCCAGGGATCGAAGGGGGAGTGCCGTTAG
- the hemB gene encoding porphobilinogen synthase — translation MSLFLPQTTCPDTRLRRPRRHDWSRRLVAENVLTVNDLIWPLFVVEGNGVRQDIASMPGVQRLSIDLLVDAARQAADLGIPAIAVFPSVEATLKTPDAREALNRNNLVCRAVSAVKKAVPQIGIICDVALDPFNSDGHDGIVRDGYVVNDETVEILARMAVVQAEAGCDIVAPSDMMDGRVKAIRDALEAANLVDVQILSYAAKYASSFYGPFRDAVGSKGALKGDKKNYQMDPANSDEALREVALDIAEGADMVMVKPGMPYLDIVRRVKESFRLPTLAYQVSGEYAMMKAAALNGWLDWDRVMLESLMGFKRAGADAVLTYCAPEAARILGK, via the coding sequence GTGTCGCTGTTCCTGCCGCAAACCACCTGCCCCGATACCCGCTTGCGCCGCCCGCGTCGGCACGATTGGTCGCGCCGTCTGGTGGCGGAAAACGTCCTCACCGTCAACGATCTGATCTGGCCGTTATTCGTAGTCGAGGGCAATGGCGTGCGCCAGGATATCGCTTCCATGCCCGGCGTGCAGCGCCTCAGCATCGATTTGCTGGTGGATGCCGCCCGTCAGGCCGCCGATCTGGGAATTCCCGCCATCGCCGTCTTCCCCTCGGTCGAGGCGACCTTGAAGACGCCCGACGCGCGCGAGGCGCTCAATCGCAACAATCTGGTGTGCCGGGCGGTGAGCGCGGTGAAAAAGGCCGTGCCGCAGATCGGCATTATCTGCGACGTGGCGCTGGACCCGTTCAATTCCGACGGTCATGACGGCATCGTCCGCGACGGCTATGTGGTCAATGACGAGACGGTGGAAATTCTGGCCCGTATGGCCGTGGTCCAGGCCGAGGCCGGCTGCGACATCGTCGCCCCCTCGGATATGATGGATGGCCGGGTCAAGGCCATCCGCGACGCCCTGGAAGCGGCCAATCTGGTGGACGTGCAGATTCTGTCCTATGCCGCCAAATATGCGTCGTCGTTCTATGGCCCGTTCCGCGACGCGGTGGGGTCGAAGGGGGCGCTGAAAGGCGACAAGAAGAACTACCAGATGGACCCGGCCAACAGTGACGAGGCGCTGCGTGAAGTGGCCCTGGACATCGCCGAGGGCGCCGACATGGTCATGGTCAAGCCCGGCATGCCCTATCTGGACATCGTCCGGCGGGTTAAGGAAAGCTTCCGCCTGCCGACCCTGGCCTATCAGGTATCGGGCGAATACGCCATGATGAAGGCCGCCGCCCTCAATGGTTGGCTGGACTGGGACCGGGTTATGCTGGAAAGCCTGATGGGCTTCAAGCGGGCCGGGGCCGATGCGGTGCTGACCTATTGCGCTCCGGAAGCGGCCAGGATTCTTGGAAAATAA